A window from Piliocolobus tephrosceles isolate RC106 chromosome 11, ASM277652v3, whole genome shotgun sequence encodes these proteins:
- the WDR75 gene encoding WD repeat-containing protein 75: MVEEENIRVVRCGGSELNFRRAVFSADSKYIFCVSGDFVKVYSTVTEECVHILHGHRNLVTGIQLNPNNHLQLYSCSLDGTIKLWDYIDGILIKTFIVGCKLHALFTVAQAEDSVFAIVNKEKPDIFQLVSVKLPKSSSQEVEAKELSFVLDYINQSPKCIAFGNEGVYVAAVREFYLSVYFFKKKTTSRFTLSSSRNKKHAKNNFTCVACHPTEDCIASGHMDGKIRLWRNFYDDKKYTYTCLHWHHDMVMDLAFSVTGTSLLSGGRESVLVEWRDATEKNKEFLPRLGATIEHISVSPAGDLFCTSHSDNKIIIIHRNLEASAVIQGLVKDRSIFTGLMIDPRTKALVLNGKPGHLQFYSLQSDKQLYNLDIIQQEYINDYGLIQIELTKAAFGCFGNWLATVEQRQEKETELELQMKLWMYNKKTQGFILNTKINMPHEDCITALCFCNAEKSEQPTLVTASKDGYFKVWILTDDSDIYKKAVGWTCDFVGSYHKYQATNCCFSEDGSLLAVSFEEIVTIWDSVTWELKCTFCQRAGKIRHLCFGRLTCSKYLLGATENGILCCWNLLSCALEWNAKLNVRVMEPDPNSENIAAISQSSVGSDLFVFKPSEPRPLYIQKGISREEVQWGVFVPRDVPESFTSEAYQWLNRSQFYFLTKSQSLLTFSTKSPEEKLTPTSKQLLAEESLPTTPFYFILGKHRQHQDEKLNETLENELVQLPLTENIPAVSELLHTPAHVLPSAAFLCSMFVNSLLLSKETKSAKEIPEDVDMEEEKESEDSDEENDFIEKVQDTNNTGLGEDIIHQLSKSEEKELRKFRKIDYSWIAAL, encoded by the exons TACAGCACAGTTACAGAAGAGTGTGTACACATACTGCATGGACACAGAAATCTGGTGACTGGAATCCAACTTAACCCCAACAACCATCTACAG CTATACTCTTGTTCCCTTGATGGCACAATTAAACTGTGGGACTATATAGATGGCATCTTAATAAAG ACTTTCATAGTTGGATGTAAACTTCATGCCCTCTttactgttgcccaagctgaggATTCTGTCTTTGCTatagtaaataaagaaaaaccaG ATATATTTCAGCTGGTTTCAGTGAAACTGCCAAAATCATCAAGCCAGGAAGTAGAAGCCAAGGAGCTGTCCTTTGTTTTGGATTACATAAACCAGTCACCCAAATGCATTGCCTTTGGAAATGAG GGAGTATATGTTGCTGCAGTACGGGAATTTTacttgtctgtttattttttcaaaaagaaaacaacatcaag gtTTACTTTATCATCATCAAGAAATAAGAAGCATGCTAAGAACAATTTTACATGTGTAGCATGTCACCCAACAGAAGACTGCATCGCATCTGGTCACATGGATGGCAAAATTCGTCTTTG GAGGAATTTTTATGATGATaagaaatatacatacacatgtttaCATTGGCACCATGATATGGTTATGGATTTGGCTTTTTCAGTGACAG GCACCAGCCTGCTGAGTGGCGGTCGTGAGTCTGTACTTGTAGAGTGGCGCGATGCAACAGAGAAGAATAAGGAGTTTCTCCCACGTTTAGGAGCTACTATTGAACATATCTCAGTCTCGCCTGCAGGAGATTTATTCTGCACTTCTCACTCTGATAATA AGATAATAATTATTCACCGAAACCTTGAGGCATCCGCAGTAATTCAAGGCCTAGTGAAAG ATAGGAGTATCTTCACTGGTTTGATGATTGATCCAAGAACTAAAGCTTTGGTTTTGAATGGAAAGCCTGGCCACTTGCAGTTTTATTCTCTCCAGAGTGATAAACAGTTATACAAT TTAGATATTATACAGCAAGAATATATTAATGATTATGGTCTGATCCAAATTGAACTAACAAAGGCTGCGTTTGGCTGCTTTGGTAACTGGCTTGCAACAGTGGAACAGCggcaagaaaaggaaactgagctTGAATTGCAAATGAAACTGTGGATGTATAATAAGAAAACACAAGG GTTTATTCTTAACACTAAGATTAACATGCCACACGAAGACTGCATTACAGCTCTCTGTTTCTGCAATGCAGAAAAATCTGAACAGCCCACCTTGGTTACAGCTAGCAAAGATGGTTACTTCAAAGTGTGGATATTAACAGATGACTCTGATATATACA AAAAAGCTGTTGGCTGGACCTGTGACTTTGTTGGTAGTTATCACAAATATCAAGCAACTAACTGTTGTTTCTCCGAAGATGGTTCTTTACTAGCTGTTAGTTTTGAGGAAATAGTCACAATATGGGATTCTGTAACATGGGAACTTAAATGTACATTTTGCCAACGAGCTGGGAAAATAAG GCACCTTTGCTTTGGGAGATTGACATGTTCAAAGTATCTACTTGGTGCTACTGAAAATGGCATTCTTTGCTGTTGGAATCTGCTGAGTTGTGCAT tgGAGTGGAATGCAAAATTAAATGTTAGAGTTATGGAACCTGATCCTAATTCAGAGAATATTGCAGCAATCTCTCAGTCTTCAGTGGGTTCAGACT tgTTTGTATTTAAACCTAGTGAGCCAAGGCCATTGTATATTCAAAAGGGTATCTCCAGAGAGGAAGTCCAGTGGGGAGTGTTTGTTCCACGAGATGTCCCTGAATCTTTCACCTCAGAAGCTTACCAGTGGCTAAATAGATCCCAGTTTTACTTCCTAACAAAATCACAG AGTTTATTGACATTCAGTACAAAGTCTCCAGAAGAAAAACTCACACCAACAAGCAAACAG CTGTTAGCAGAAGAAAGTCTTCCCACAACcccattttatttcatattggGAAAACACAGGCAACACCAGgatgaaaaattaaatgaaacttTAGAGAATGAGCTGGTACAACTACCCTTAACAGAAAACATACCCGCAGTTAGTGAG CTTCTTCACACTCCAGCCCATGTCCTGCCATCTGCTGCTTTCCTGTGCTCCATGTTTGTAAATTCATTGCTGCTGTCTAAAGAGACTAAGAG TGCTAAAGAAATTCCTGAAGATGTAgatatggaagaagaaaaagaaagtgaagattCAGACGAAGAAAATGATTTTATCGAAAAGGTCCAGGATACAAATAACACAGGTTTAGGAGAAGACATTATACATCAGTTGtcaaaatctgaagaaaaagaactgagaaaatttaggaaaatagACTACAGCTGGATAGCTGCCCTTTAG